In one Dermatophagoides farinae isolate YC_2012a chromosome 4, ASM2471394v1, whole genome shotgun sequence genomic region, the following are encoded:
- the LOC124500477 gene encoding uncharacterized protein LOC124500477 isoform X1 — MMITAPATSATALMTRLIMVRSTMIIPYNPQSAIILHHYHHLWHYVYHHHHHITPQSLIWSSSPPLYGNDANNNMTMMIIPSNIQPNSNVFVNSPIHPSPSKTTIPTANTKTKTKYLTKQLVSSSVTDHQDSIINQNLESCSSSSCNSTSITSTSCSSSGKSTPYFGSQSSSSSSSSSSSSSSTSTFELIDSTLIQPPPPPPLISFTVNSLPIVDSSFNPSMPQLLNQTSTTIDGYANTVSSSSSYQPMTTVSPTTTISSPTLSSPSPSSSSVYYTPIPKTSLKELYAGLGVYYNSVPWNQSFGMERVWMSEFRRVFSQFFTELWSIQPVDKKPTTHSNIRLHMFVDSAKVRFCCERCSHSWTSMKGRVVFWFNLLQPNFKVGIVAIKLFGQRCDSCNLDNSFEQPMWYPEEVTKVLMNLYNRVGQIFYGFEKTKYERQRRMGKPRTQHNKMLCQACQEGICLNRPGSSNIGGRYNGENHIVVTEIKNEIQQNNHIDDNDDTNDDDENIENNESLKISAELESKETPDDNDDQGSEDSGMNDNGSTTTIDSNDSNTFLSSSSSSTSLSIS, encoded by the exons atgatgataacggcGCCGGCTACATCGGCGACGGCATTGATG ACACGTTTAATTATGGTTCGTTCTACAATGATCATACCGTATAATCCACAATCGGCAATCATcttacatcattatcatcatctttggcATTATgtatatcatcaccatcatcatataacaccacaatcattgatttggtcatcatcaccaccattataTGGTAATGAtgcgaataataatatgacgatgatgatcattccaTCAAATATACAGccaaattcgaatgttttcgTCAATTCTCCTATTCATCCTTCTCCTTCCAAGACAACTATTCCTACCGccaatacaaaaacaaaaaccaaatattTAACGAAACAACTGGTTTCATCATCGGTAACAGATCATCaagattcaataataaatcaaaatctagaatcatgttcatcatcatcatgtaattCTACTTCaataacatcaacatcatgttcatcatcggGTAAATCAACACCATATTTTggttcacaatcatcatcatcatcatcatcatcatcatcatcatcatcatcgacatcgacctttgaattgattgattcaacattgatacaaccaccaccaccaccacccttAATATCGTTTACCGTAAATTCATTACCAATTGTGGATAGTTCATTCAACCCTTCTATGCCACAATTATTAAATCAAacctcaacaacaattgatggCTATGCAAATacagtatcatcatcatcatcatatcaaccTATGACAACAGTATCAccgaccaccaccataagttcaccaacattatcatcaccatcaccatcatcatcatcagtatatTACACTCCAATACCGAAAACATCATTAAAAGAATTATATGCTGGATTAGGTGTTTATTATAATTCGGTACCATGGAATCAATCTTT TGGAATGGAACGTGTATGGATGTCGGAATTTCGTCGagttttttcacaattttttacTGAATTATGGTCAATACAACCGGTGGATAAAAAACCGACAACACATTCTAATATTCGGCTTCATATGTTTGTAGATTCGGCTAAAGTTCGATTCTGTTGTGAG cGTTGTTCACATAGTTGGACATCGATGAAAGGTCGTGTAGTTTTCTGGTTCAATCTATTACAACCAAATTTTAAAGTTGGTATTGTTGCCATTAAATTGTTTGGACAACGATGTGATTCATGTAATCTGgataattcatttgaacaGCCAATGTGGTATCCAGAAGAGGTTACCAAG GTACTTATGAATCTATACAATCGTGTGGGGCAAATATTTTATGGATTTGAAAAGACTAAATATGAAAGACAAAGGCGTATGGGTAAACCACGTACACAACATAATAAAATGTTATGTCAAGCATGTCAAGAAGGTATTTGTCTAAATCGACCTGGTTCATCTAATATTGGTGGTCGTTATAATGGTGAAAATCATATTGTTGTTACTGAAATCAAGAATGAAAtccaacaaaataatcatattgatgataatgatgacacaaatgatgatgatgaaaatattgaaaataatgagtcattgaaaatttctgctgaattggaatcaaaagaaacaccagatgataatgatgaccagGGTAGTGAAGATAgtggaatgaatgataacGGAAGCACGACtacaatcgattcaaatgattcaaatacatttctatcatcatcatcatcatccacatcattatcaatatccTAA
- the LOC124500477 gene encoding uncharacterized protein LOC124500477 isoform X2, which translates to MVRSTMIIPYNPQSAIILHHYHHLWHYVYHHHHHITPQSLIWSSSPPLYGNDANNNMTMMIIPSNIQPNSNVFVNSPIHPSPSKTTIPTANTKTKTKYLTKQLVSSSVTDHQDSIINQNLESCSSSSCNSTSITSTSCSSSGKSTPYFGSQSSSSSSSSSSSSSSTSTFELIDSTLIQPPPPPPLISFTVNSLPIVDSSFNPSMPQLLNQTSTTIDGYANTVSSSSSYQPMTTVSPTTTISSPTLSSPSPSSSSVYYTPIPKTSLKELYAGLGVYYNSVPWNQSFGMERVWMSEFRRVFSQFFTELWSIQPVDKKPTTHSNIRLHMFVDSAKVRFCCERCSHSWTSMKGRVVFWFNLLQPNFKVGIVAIKLFGQRCDSCNLDNSFEQPMWYPEEVTKVLMNLYNRVGQIFYGFEKTKYERQRRMGKPRTQHNKMLCQACQEGICLNRPGSSNIGGRYNGENHIVVTEIKNEIQQNNHIDDNDDTNDDDENIENNESLKISAELESKETPDDNDDQGSEDSGMNDNGSTTTIDSNDSNTFLSSSSSSTSLSIS; encoded by the exons ATGGTTCGTTCTACAATGATCATACCGTATAATCCACAATCGGCAATCATcttacatcattatcatcatctttggcATTATgtatatcatcaccatcatcatataacaccacaatcattgatttggtcatcatcaccaccattataTGGTAATGAtgcgaataataatatgacgatgatgatcattccaTCAAATATACAGccaaattcgaatgttttcgTCAATTCTCCTATTCATCCTTCTCCTTCCAAGACAACTATTCCTACCGccaatacaaaaacaaaaaccaaatattTAACGAAACAACTGGTTTCATCATCGGTAACAGATCATCaagattcaataataaatcaaaatctagaatcatgttcatcatcatcatgtaattCTACTTCaataacatcaacatcatgttcatcatcggGTAAATCAACACCATATTTTggttcacaatcatcatcatcatcatcatcatcatcatcatcatcatcatcgacatcgacctttgaattgattgattcaacattgatacaaccaccaccaccaccacccttAATATCGTTTACCGTAAATTCATTACCAATTGTGGATAGTTCATTCAACCCTTCTATGCCACAATTATTAAATCAAacctcaacaacaattgatggCTATGCAAATacagtatcatcatcatcatcatatcaaccTATGACAACAGTATCAccgaccaccaccataagttcaccaacattatcatcaccatcaccatcatcatcatcagtatatTACACTCCAATACCGAAAACATCATTAAAAGAATTATATGCTGGATTAGGTGTTTATTATAATTCGGTACCATGGAATCAATCTTT TGGAATGGAACGTGTATGGATGTCGGAATTTCGTCGagttttttcacaattttttacTGAATTATGGTCAATACAACCGGTGGATAAAAAACCGACAACACATTCTAATATTCGGCTTCATATGTTTGTAGATTCGGCTAAAGTTCGATTCTGTTGTGAG cGTTGTTCACATAGTTGGACATCGATGAAAGGTCGTGTAGTTTTCTGGTTCAATCTATTACAACCAAATTTTAAAGTTGGTATTGTTGCCATTAAATTGTTTGGACAACGATGTGATTCATGTAATCTGgataattcatttgaacaGCCAATGTGGTATCCAGAAGAGGTTACCAAG GTACTTATGAATCTATACAATCGTGTGGGGCAAATATTTTATGGATTTGAAAAGACTAAATATGAAAGACAAAGGCGTATGGGTAAACCACGTACACAACATAATAAAATGTTATGTCAAGCATGTCAAGAAGGTATTTGTCTAAATCGACCTGGTTCATCTAATATTGGTGGTCGTTATAATGGTGAAAATCATATTGTTGTTACTGAAATCAAGAATGAAAtccaacaaaataatcatattgatgataatgatgacacaaatgatgatgatgaaaatattgaaaataatgagtcattgaaaatttctgctgaattggaatcaaaagaaacaccagatgataatgatgaccagGGTAGTGAAGATAgtggaatgaatgataacGGAAGCACGACtacaatcgattcaaatgattcaaatacatttctatcatcatcatcatcatccacatcattatcaatatccTAA
- the LOC124500472 gene encoding uncharacterized protein LOC124500472: MMMMMMMMKHQTIHCLMAMLFITIITIVIDQSNTSPITITKILAGKKKFKTYSLGISFLPTLVKVKPNKLHLTIRQNQYIRPKKFKMDGSLPLKVPTILMAKRNPYAEPPKDVVINADIALGPEKYSKKPSYGYASSSAAAASEPEPIIETIPSSQPQQPLPPLEIPIPFPMENPPPTSIQFDDNIGQPRLPPPIDSNEQKLLLQHAAESNQQVSGYDQNELMLAPPPAPLPPPPVLRPLPSKFPMEIPHLPLPKEYKFQGMSKQSSKDKPLEIRRSSNLPEPYHHHLINRQESESSLLPPPPPPMFFPPPPHLPPPLLMAPIHQPPMFQHAPVSPSTIRRIPWGPRRPDQHMFHDSSPVSSASQPQSSISRQMAIELTDVTSIDDPIGSTNQQQIEKEHRPMKINIGEHYDPNMIYVDEQTIPSQSQIDELTNNPVPMHDEDMDDDSFGSNPVGQPTKGFIPELITGDDLSDTAMAESSIQYVKKYGGKNKYYKKKKYGNDGPDDFRIEFNLSGPHGGPMVPYGYGDDQDQLNKQLNQIQQYIPVGPHAKSIYNYYLRHTFTEPIRTWPYSYARVKKLKKLIPERQRKPMPPLHLM, encoded by the coding sequence atgatgatgatgatgatgatgatgaaacatcaAACAATACATTGCCTAATGGCAATGTTATTTATCACTATAATAACCATagtgattgatcaatcaaatactAGCCCCATAACtataacaaaaatattggccggtaaaaagaaatttaaaaCATATTCACTTggtatttcatttttaccgACATTGGTTAAAGTTAAACCAAATAAATTACATTTAACCATACgacaaaatcaatatattcgtccgaaaaaattcaaaatggatGGTTCATTACCTTTGAAAGTACCGACAATTTTAATGGCTAAACGCAATCCATATGCAGAGCCACCAAAAGATGTTGTGATTAATGCCGATATTGCACTTGGACcggaaaaatattcaaaaaaaccTAGCTATGGTTATGCTTCTTCAtcggctgctgctgcttcaGAACCTGAACCAATAATTGAAACGATTCCATCATCACAACCACAGCAaccattaccaccattgGAAATTCCTATACCGTTTCCAATGGAAAATCCTCCACCAACAAGCATACAattcgatgataatattggCCAACCACGATTACCGCCaccaattgattcaaatgaacaGAAACTTTTGCTACAGCATGCAGCTGAATCGAATCAACAGGTGTCTGgatatgatcaaaatgaattaatgttagcaccaccaccagcaccattaccaccaccaccagtatTGCGACCATTACCATCTAAATTTCCTATGGAAATACCGCATTTACCGTTGCCAAAAGAATACAAATTTCAAGGCATGTctaaacaatcatcaaaagatAAACCATTAGAAATTCGACGAAGTTCCAATCTACCTGAGccatatcaccatcatcttaTCAATCGACAAGAATCAGAATCTTCTTtgttaccaccaccaccaccaccaatgttCTTTCCGCCACCTCCTCATCTACCTCCACCGCTCCTGATGGCTCCAATACATCAGCCACCAATGTTCCAACATGCTCCGGTATCACCATCAACCATACGTCGTATACCATGGGGTCCACGACGACCTGATCAACATATGTTTCATGATTCTTCGCCTGTTTCTTCAGCCTCACAACCACAAAGTTCAATCTCCAGACAGATGGCAATCGAATTAACCGATGTAACTTCTATAGATGATCCAATCGGGtcaacaaatcaacaacaaatagaGAAAGAACATCGaccaatgaaaattaatattgGTGAACATTATGATCCGAATATGATCTATGTGGATGAACAGACAATACCATCACAATcacaaattgatgaattaacGAATAATCCGGTTCCAATGCATGATGAagatatggatgatgattcatttggaTCAAATCCAGTTGGACAACCTACAAAAGGTTTTATACCGGAATTAATAACAGGCGATGATCTCAGCGATACGGCAATGGCCGAATCATCCATACaatatgtaaaaaaatatggtggaaaaaataaatattataagaagaaaaaatatggcAATGATGGTCCAGATGATTTTCgtattgaattcaatctAAGTGGACCACATGGTGGACCAATGGTACCATATggttatggtgatgatcaagatcaattgaataaacaattgaatcaaatacaaCAATATATACCGGTTGGACCGCATGCAAAATCAAtctataattattatttacgaCATACGTTTACCGAACCAATACGTACATGGCCATATTCATATGCTAgggtaaaaaaattgaaaaaattaattcccGAAAGACAACGTAAACCAATGCCACCACTACATCTAATGTAA